Genomic window (Streptomyces yatensis):
GTGGGCGAGGCCGATGGCGTGATCGGTGGGGGCGGCGAACACATTGCCGGTGATGGTGGCGTTCTGCACGTCCTCGAACATCAGGGCCTGGGAGGCGCGCAGCGTCTCGCAGTGGTTGCCCCGGATGGTGAAGTCGGCGGTGGTGCCCCGGCCGTCGCCCTCGCCGTCGTTCGGGCCCTCGGCCATCAGACACATGTTGTCCACCTTCTCGCAGCGGTTGTTCTCGATGCGGACCCGGTGGCTGGGCGGGGTGTCGCTGGCGAAGGTCTGCATGCAGTCGGCGTGCCGGCCGTGGCTGTTGTCGGTGTCGCGGACGGTGTTGTGCGCGATGGTCAGATCGTCGCCGAAGAACCGGATACCGTCACCGTCCCCGCCCCGCGGGCCGATCACGGTGTTGTTCCGCACGGTGACGCGGTGGCCGGTCAGCTCGATCCCGGGCGCCTCCGGGCGGACGGCCCGGAACCCCTCGACGATCACATCGTCGGCCTCGATGGTGACGCCGTCCACCGCGTCACCGCCCCCGGCGTAGGTGATCGGGTGCTCCCGGCTTCCGCCCCTGGTGATGACCAGCCGCCGCCGGGACAGATCGCCGTCGAAGCAGACGGTGTCCCCCGGCCTCGCCCGGCGCGCCGCCTCCCGCGGGGTGGCGGCGTGCAGGGTGCAGGGCGCGGCCCCCCGCACGGCGGCGGGCGCCCCCGTCGGCGCGCCGGTGCCCGCGCCGCCGTCCGCGCCCCGATCCCGGGGCCACGACGGACTCGTCAGGGCGGCCAGGAGGGCGAGGACCGAGACGGCGAGGAAGCCGAGGACGATTCTCCATGTGATCCGCATGGCGGGAACCGTAGACCCGGGTCCCGGGGACCGGTCCCGATGCCACCCGCCCCTCGCCGCCCTCCGGTTCACTCCACCGTCACCGTGCGCCCTTAAGTTCACACCGACACACGGAAGGGCGTGATCCCGATGGAGACGCACAGAGCGCGGCGAAAGAGACTCGGGCGCCGATCGGCGCTGGCCGGCGGGGGAGTGGCGGTGGCGATCGGCGCACTGCTCGCCCCGCTGGTCGAGGCCCCCGCGGCGAGCGCCGCGCCACGGGCCGACGAGGTACGTCACCCCGTCGACTACGTGGACCCGCTGATCGGCTCGGCGGGCGGCGGCAACACCTACCCCGGCGCCAATCTGCCGTTCGGCATGATCGCCTGGTCGCCGACCAGCACCGCGGGCGACCAGACCAACACCGCGGCGGCCAACGGCTATTCCTACGACACCACCCGGGTCCGGGGCTTCAGCCTCACCCATGTCAACGGCGCGGGCTGCCACCCCGGAGCCGCGGGCGATGTGCCGATCATGCCGTTCGTGGGCGAGGTCGACAGCTCGCCCACCGCCGACACCAAGGACCAGAAGTACGCCGCCGGTTTCTCGCACGACCAGGAGAAGGCCGAGCCCGGGCGCTACCGGGTGGGGCTCGACTCGGGCGCGGCCGCCGATCTCGCGGTGAGCGAGCGGGCCGGAGTCGCCGACTTCTCCTTCCCCCAGGACGCCCCGGCCCGACTGTTGTTCCGCACCTCCAACTCCCTCAACGGCAGCGAGAACGCGCATATCGAGATCGACGCCCAGCGCCGCAAGGTCACCGGCTGGGTGCTGACCGGCGCGTTCTGCGGGCGACGCGCCAACGGTGGGGAGAACAACCGCACCACCTACTACCGCCTCCACTTCAGCGCCTCGTTCGACCGCGCCTTCTCCACCGTGGGCACCTGGGAGAACGACCGGCTCTCACCCGGCGCCACCACCGCCGACGGTGGCGAGGGCTATCTCACCGGCGCCGACCGGGCAGGGCGCGGCTCCGGCGGATACGTCGGCTTCGACACCACGCGGGACAACGATGTCCGGATGCGGCTCGGCATCTCGTACGTCTCCCTCGCGGGCGCCGAGGCCAACCTCCGCGCCGAGATAGCGCCCCGGGCGAGCGTCGCCGATGTGGCGGCGGCCGGACGGGCCGCCTGGGACCGCCGGCTGCGAGCCATCCGGATCAGCGGCGGCAGCGAACCGCGCCGCACCGCGTTCTACACCGCCCTCTACCACGCGCTGCAGCAGCCCAACCTGATCAGCGACACCGACGGCCGCTACCCGGGCATGGACGGCACACCGCACCGCGTCGAGCGCGGGCAGACGGCGCAGTACAGCAACTTCTCCGGCTGGGACCAGTACCGCGCCCAGGTACAGCTGCTCGCCCTGCTCCAGCCCGAGGTCGCCGGGGACTTCGCCCAGTCGCTGTTCAACTTCGCCCGGCAGAACGGCGGGGTGTGGGACCGCTGGGTGCACATCAGCGGCGCCACCCATGTGATGACGGGCGACCCCTCCGCCGCCACGCTCGCCACCTTCTACGCCATGGGGGTACGGAACTTCGACGCCAAGGGCGCCTTCGATTCCCTCTACCGCCAGGCCACCGTCCCGCACCCCGACGGGCTCTCCGACAAGGGCTGCCCGGGACAGTGCGAGGGCCAGCGCCCGAACCTCGCCCAGTACCTGGACTCGGGGTACGCGGCGCAGGGCGCCTGCCACTGCTGGGGCGGCGCCGCGGAGACCCTGGAGGACTCCGTCGCCGACGACGCGCTCGCCCGCTGGGCCCGGCTGCTCGGCCGGAACGAGGAGGCCGATGAGCTCGGCGCGCGCGGCGGCTACTGGCGCAACGTGTTCAACCCCCAGGCCACCGGCACGGCTGGCTACACCCAGGCCAGAAACCGGGACGGCTCCTGGGTGACCCCCTTCGACCCGGCGTCCGACCGGGGATTCGCCCAGGGCAGCGCGGCCACCTACACCTGGATGGTGCCGCAGGACGTCCAGGGCCTCGCCGAGGCCATGGGCGGACGCGAGAGCGCGGCGGCCCGGCTGGACGGCTTCTTCCACAAGCCCGACGGCTCCTGGTCGGTCCGCGGCGGCGATCCGCTCCGCTACGACCCCACCAATGAACCCGGCATCCACGCGCCCTGGCTCTACAACGCGCTCGGGCAGCCCTGGAAGACCCAGGAGACGGTGCGCCAGATCGTCGCCACCGTGTACGGAACCGGGCCGAAGGGGCTGCCCGGCAACGACGACCTGGGCACCATGTCCGCGTGGTACGTGTTCGCGGCGCTCGGCATCTATCCCCAGGCCCCGGGGCGTGCCGAGGCCCTGCTCACCGGACCGCTCTTCCCCCGTGCGGTGATCGCCCCGGCGGGGCAGCGGCGCGCTCTGACCATCGGCGCCCCGGACGCGTCCGACAGCCACCTCTATGTGCACGCGGTCCGGGTGAACGGCAGGCCGCACGCCACCTCATGGCTCGACGGCTCGTTCCTGCGCCAGGGCGGTTCGCTCGCCTTCGACCTGGCCGACCGGCCCGACACCACCTGGGCCACCGACCCGGGCGGGCTGCCCCGCTGACGCACTGGGGTCTGTCGTTCGGATCAGGCCGGATCCAAACGACAGACCCTAGGCCGGCGCGTCGGCGAACGTGTCGGCGCGGATATGGGCCATGGGCCGGCCCGCCACCCGATACCTGCCGTTGGGCACCCGGCCGGACCGGGACACATGCACGGTGAGCGGGCCGGCCCACTCATAGCCCTTGTCCTCCGCATGACGCACCAGGTGGTCCGTCAGCTCCTGTCCCACCTGACAGCCACGCCGGGTGAGCTCCTCATGGACCGCGTCGGCCAGCTCGACGTCATAGACGTTGGGCACCACCACCCGGGTCGGTCCGCACACCACGGCGTGGCTGTCGCATTCACGTTTGAGCGCGCCGAGGAGTTCGACGGGCTCGCTGCGGACCACCTTGGCCAGCAGCGATTTCTCCCAGCGCTCTATCGCCCGTTCCCATCGGTTCAGCGTCTGCATGCCCTCCCGCGTTCCCGATACGGATCACCTCATGCCCTCATCGGCGCGGCTCACCGTCACCGCGGGTCCGCCGGAGGGTGAAGGTGTCCACCGGTTCCACGCGGCCGTAGAGCCCGGTGACCGCGTAATAGGTCACCGACATCGTGGTGGGGCCGCCCGGTTCGGTGCCGGGGTCGACGGAGAACGCGGCGAAGCCGTAGGGGTTCACCCGGTCGCGCACCGCCGACCACGGGGCCGCCTCCGTCACATAGACCGGGGTCTTGTGGCCATTGGCACCGGTGGCTCCGACACCGGTGATGACATTGCACCGCGGGGTGTCGAACAGGACGTCCATCGACGGGACCGAGGTGCCACCGCCACCGATGACCATATGGACGGTGCCCTCGGTGGTGTCCACCAGATCGGTGCGGGTGGCGGCGGGGGTCGGCGTCATCGTGTCGTTGGGCTCCCGGCCACGGACGGGGTGGGAGCGTTCGTAGTGGTGTTCATGGCCGCAGACGACCAGGTCGACGCCGTAGGTGTCGAAGAGCGGCAGCCACTCCTGCCGGA
Coding sequences:
- a CDS encoding right-handed parallel beta-helix repeat-containing protein, with the protein product MRITWRIVLGFLAVSVLALLAALTSPSWPRDRGADGGAGTGAPTGAPAAVRGAAPCTLHAATPREAARRARPGDTVCFDGDLSRRRLVITRGGSREHPITYAGGGDAVDGVTIEADDVIVEGFRAVRPEAPGIELTGHRVTVRNNTVIGPRGGDGDGIRFFGDDLTIAHNTVRDTDNSHGRHADCMQTFASDTPPSHRVRIENNRCEKVDNMCLMAEGPNDGEGDGRGTTADFTIRGNHCETLRASQALMFEDVQNATITGNVFAAPTDHAIGLAHHSTGARVDGNTLHSGIRYEVGIDDSSRAGYRGPEPGGLP
- a CDS encoding GH92 family glycosyl hydrolase, which translates into the protein METHRARRKRLGRRSALAGGGVAVAIGALLAPLVEAPAASAAPRADEVRHPVDYVDPLIGSAGGGNTYPGANLPFGMIAWSPTSTAGDQTNTAAANGYSYDTTRVRGFSLTHVNGAGCHPGAAGDVPIMPFVGEVDSSPTADTKDQKYAAGFSHDQEKAEPGRYRVGLDSGAAADLAVSERAGVADFSFPQDAPARLLFRTSNSLNGSENAHIEIDAQRRKVTGWVLTGAFCGRRANGGENNRTTYYRLHFSASFDRAFSTVGTWENDRLSPGATTADGGEGYLTGADRAGRGSGGYVGFDTTRDNDVRMRLGISYVSLAGAEANLRAEIAPRASVADVAAAGRAAWDRRLRAIRISGGSEPRRTAFYTALYHALQQPNLISDTDGRYPGMDGTPHRVERGQTAQYSNFSGWDQYRAQVQLLALLQPEVAGDFAQSLFNFARQNGGVWDRWVHISGATHVMTGDPSAATLATFYAMGVRNFDAKGAFDSLYRQATVPHPDGLSDKGCPGQCEGQRPNLAQYLDSGYAAQGACHCWGGAAETLEDSVADDALARWARLLGRNEEADELGARGGYWRNVFNPQATGTAGYTQARNRDGSWVTPFDPASDRGFAQGSAATYTWMVPQDVQGLAEAMGGRESAAARLDGFFHKPDGSWSVRGGDPLRYDPTNEPGIHAPWLYNALGQPWKTQETVRQIVATVYGTGPKGLPGNDDLGTMSAWYVFAALGIYPQAPGRAEALLTGPLFPRAVIAPAGQRRALTIGAPDASDSHLYVHAVRVNGRPHATSWLDGSFLRQGGSLAFDLADRPDTTWATDPGGLPR
- a CDS encoding DUF3662 domain-containing protein, whose amino-acid sequence is MQTLNRWERAIERWEKSLLAKVVRSEPVELLGALKRECDSHAVVCGPTRVVVPNVYDVELADAVHEELTRRGCQVGQELTDHLVRHAEDKGYEWAGPLTVHVSRSGRVPNGRYRVAGRPMAHIRADTFADAPA